One genomic region from Halobacteriovorax vibrionivorans encodes:
- the purB gene encoding adenylosuccinate lyase codes for MIERYNKAEISEIWTDQFKFEKFLEVEKALVVALEEAGLIENKFSNKLNTVSVSPERIKEIEKETRHDVIAFCTSITEQLETNEGKFFHYGVTSSDVIDTALTLQIKETLERTFPIFEKLLKSLEDKSLEYQDTICIGRSHGIFAEPMSFGQKLRGHYCEFKRRFNDLKDFYNNELTGQISGAVGNYTIITPEIEKRVLSQLDLQVESVSTQVIPRDRHAKLTSIISLFGCALERLCIEIRHLQHSDVAEVFEGFKKGQKGSSTMPHKKNPISSENLTGMARMLRSYQQIAMDNTLLWHERDISHSSSERFYLPDMFGILFYSIERMTSTIEDLVVDKEAMLSKVTANFKHLSSFVLHKLIEVSNNTREDLYRVVQSASFESKDRNGFFEYLEKNLDDKSDKELIKSLAGLNDLEIYGAHTKEVFQRC; via the coding sequence ATGATTGAAAGATATAACAAAGCAGAAATTAGTGAAATTTGGACAGACCAATTTAAATTTGAGAAATTCCTCGAAGTTGAAAAGGCCCTTGTCGTCGCACTTGAAGAAGCAGGACTAATTGAAAATAAGTTCTCCAATAAACTCAATACTGTTTCTGTCAGTCCAGAGAGAATCAAAGAAATAGAAAAAGAAACACGCCATGACGTTATTGCTTTTTGTACTTCAATCACAGAACAACTAGAAACCAATGAAGGAAAGTTTTTTCACTACGGTGTGACTTCTTCAGACGTAATCGATACAGCACTAACTCTTCAAATAAAAGAAACTCTAGAACGTACTTTCCCTATTTTCGAAAAGCTTCTTAAGTCCCTTGAAGACAAGTCCCTAGAGTATCAAGACACAATATGCATTGGCCGCTCACATGGGATTTTTGCTGAGCCAATGAGCTTTGGGCAAAAATTAAGAGGTCACTATTGTGAATTTAAGAGAAGATTCAATGACCTCAAAGACTTCTACAATAATGAACTTACTGGTCAAATTTCAGGAGCAGTTGGAAATTACACGATCATTACTCCTGAAATTGAAAAGCGTGTTCTATCACAACTTGATCTTCAAGTAGAATCTGTATCAACACAGGTTATCCCAAGGGATCGACATGCAAAATTGACATCTATTATCTCACTATTTGGTTGCGCTCTAGAAAGACTTTGTATTGAAATTCGCCATCTTCAACACTCTGATGTTGCCGAAGTTTTTGAAGGCTTTAAAAAAGGACAAAAAGGTTCTTCTACAATGCCACACAAAAAGAACCCAATCTCTAGCGAAAACCTAACAGGAATGGCCAGAATGCTTCGCTCTTATCAGCAAATTGCCATGGATAACACTCTCCTATGGCACGAAAGAGATATTAGCCACTCAAGCTCAGAAAGATTTTATTTACCAGATATGTTTGGAATACTCTTCTACTCTATAGAGAGAATGACTAGTACAATTGAAGATCTTGTTGTGGATAAAGAGGCCATGCTTTCAAAAGTAACTGCAAACTTCAAACACCTATCAAGCTTTGTGCTTCACAAGTTAATTGAGGTCTCAAATAATACTCGTGAGGATCTTTATCGCGTAGTTCAGAGTGCTTCGTTTGAAAGCAAAGACCGAAATGGTTTCTTTGAGTACCTAGAAAAGAACTTAGATGATAAGTCAGACAAAGAGCTTATTAAAAGTCTAGCTGGACTAAATGATCTAGAAATCTATGGTGCTCACACGAAAGAAGTTTTCCAACGCTGTTAA